The Candidatus Baltobacteraceae bacterium genome includes the window ACGCCGCTCGTCGTGTTGGAAGCCTTGTGCTGCGGGCTTCCCGTGGTCGCGAGCGATATTCCGGCGATGGCGGAGATTGCGAAGGGAACCGACGCGATGCGGCTCGTGCCCAACGTGCCGGAGCAGCTCGCGCGAGCGCTGCGCGAAGAACGCGCCGGCGATCGCGCCGCCATTGCGCGTTCGGCGCGGCGCCGCTACGATTTGGGGCGCTGGGTTGAAGAAATGATGGCCGTCTATGCACGGTGAGGCGCGCGGCTCGGGTCTCGTAATGCAGATCGTTCATCAATTTCCGTGTTACGGCGCCGAGAATTTCGTCACGTCGCTGAGCGCCGAGTTGGCACGCCTTGGCATTCCCGTCGTGGTTCTCACCGTGCGCGAGGGCGCACAGCCGGCCATTGACGGCGTTGCGGTGGTCTCCGCGCGTCGTGGCTCGAGCGCGGATCTCGGATTTTTTTGGCGGATGGTCGCACTGATCCGAGCGCACCGTCCGGCGATCGTTCACACGCACGGGTATCACGGAAAGTTGTGGGGGCGTTGGGCCGCGGCGTTGGCCGGCGTGCCGGCGATCGTTCACACCGAGCACAACAGCGATCTGCGCGCGAACCCGCTCGTACGAACGCTCAACGCCGTCGCCAATTCGCGGACCGCGCAGTTCATTACGTTTTCGGAGCGGCTCGCCGAGCTGTTGGTCGAGTACGATCACGTGTCGCGCGAGCGCATCGCCATCGTTCCCAATGGCGTTCCCGCGCCCCGCGCGGGCGCGCAAACCTCCGCGCGGATCCGGCTCGAATTCGGCGTTCCCACGGGCGCGCGTTTGCTCTTACATGTGGGGCGGCTGACGGCGCTGAAAAATCAGGAACTTGCGATTCGCGCGCTCGAACGTCTGCGCGAGTCCGATGCCGGCGCCGGCTACCGCTTGCTCTTCGCCGGGCTGGGCGAGGACGAAGAGCGGCTTCGCCGCTTGTGCGAGCAATTGCACGTCGCCGCGGCCGTGCAGTTTTTGGGGTATCGCACCGATATCGACGAACTCATGCGCGCATCGCACGCGCTCGTCGTAACCTCAAAACACGAAGCGATGCCGCTGGCCATCATGCAGGCGATGTACGCGAACGTTCCCGTGATCTCCACTCCGTGGAACGGCGTTGGGGAACTGCTCGACGACGGCACGTACGGGTTCGTCGCCGGCGATTTCGGCGTCGATGCATTCGCGCGAGCCATCGTGGAGTGCTTCACCGATCCGCTGGCAACGCGCCGCGTCGCCGCTCGGGCGTTCGCATGCGCACGCGAGCGCT containing:
- a CDS encoding glycosyltransferase family 4 protein translates to MQIVHQFPCYGAENFVTSLSAELARLGIPVVVLTVREGAQPAIDGVAVVSARRGSSADLGFFWRMVALIRAHRPAIVHTHGYHGKLWGRWAAALAGVPAIVHTEHNSDLRANPLVRTLNAVANSRTAQFITFSERLAELLVEYDHVSRERIAIVPNGVPAPRAGAQTSARIRLEFGVPTGARLLLHVGRLTALKNQELAIRALERLRESDAGAGYRLLFAGLGEDEERLRRLCEQLHVAAAVQFLGYRTDIDELMRASHALVVTSKHEAMPLAIMQAMYANVPVISTPWNGVGELLDDGTYGFVAGDFGVDAFARAIVECFTDPLATRRVAARAFACARERFDIELSARRHAALYGALLAHPGSYSRGWRRAS